The following are from one region of the Nicotiana tomentosiformis chromosome 7, ASM39032v3, whole genome shotgun sequence genome:
- the LOC104103330 gene encoding uncharacterized protein isoform X1, giving the protein MEKSRHRKSRSASGIMEGSRLAQKQIATPKVALNSRSYCDGTARGDMVSQCIMLDLEKSSSKRVTGTPIKKLLAEEMAKEEVESKRRPPSIVARLMGFEGMPSPQHIGRQQRRLSDNCQHRNEQVDPRRRRQLFNEQSSKRSSMEHQEFKDVYEDLEASHVANRRHSSRWTETGRFATPDMALIQQKFMDAKRLSTDERFQNSKEFHDTLEALESNKELLIKYLQGPDPLFVKHLQDLQVDTASSMCSHIAVLKPSNSVKYEGSVKSCKSGRGGSRKQDINLQKERIDGLLLQSQHRHSGQNSQKSSPILSEGKEENILPTKIVVLKPNVGITQSDITSVPYQPDVRKHAQHPRASPRGAGLEEEKSSSKNMGISRPKSKEARDIAKEITRRMRDSFGPSDGGDGYFRSSGFKGYAGDESSCDVYESDSTGESDITTLSGRKSFGRGNLKKSSSQGSSETSVGREAKKRLSERWKMTQYYQDIEMAGKSSTLGEMLSLPDGGTKPDHCDTMVHVEESTSELGGRKGTAEWDFPLGISSRDGWKDVCINDSSGYRSTSPPFGSKKHRTRGRREVFSNKQSSIPKDPVNREQCVNHRRSRSLDGMLNLRDEFLSKDSRSSKKKLHSCHLGSDSSSKGKLSQRIDMNLEKNQSEKLPVALQVPAADDMRYTDASDDAETEGITLSSEYSIEMLQKLPAECCSASPLNQEVSVPQAVLPEPPPAAASVLLEYPAPEPESSVSSKEADHPSPLSVLEVPFTEDVSSGSECFERVSAELNELRMQLKLLRMESEAYADVVVSDEEVEGPSAEAFEDKCSLRSQSWQTSYTLDVLTNSGLRASDPDTFVTSCHSLESPLDPWIFDNLEKKYTDETSGPRYERQILFDRINLGLLEILRTYVDPCPWVKPIEGINWKWQKYGMMNMLQQLLRSHESIANADTPANIVEEMHWLELKDDIDLIGKEIEKLLIEDLIVEVVTM; this is encoded by the exons atGGAGAAAAGTCGTCATAGAAAGTCCAGAAGTGCTTCGGGAATTATGGAAG GAAGTAGACTAGCTCAGAAACAGATTGCTACACCAAAAGTGGCTCTAAATTCTCGTTCCTACTGTGATGGAACTGCTAGGGGAGATATGGTCAGCCAATGT ATTATGCTTGATTTAGAGAAGAGCTCTTCCAAACGAGTTACTGGGACACCAATTAAAAAGTTGCTTGCAGAAGAGATGGCAAAAGAAGAAGTCGAATCAAAGAGAAGGCCACCCAGCATTGTTGCCAGATTGATGGGTTTTGAAGGGATGCCATCTCCGCAGCATATTGGCAGACAACAAAGAAGGTTATCAGACAACTGCCAACATAGAAATGAACAGGTAGATCCCAGGAGGAGGAGGCAGCTATTCAATGAACAATCTAGTAAAAGAAGTTCCATGGAGCATCAAGAATTCAAGGATGTGTATGAGGATTTGGAAGCATCGCATGTTGCCAATCGTCGTCATTCATCAAGATGGACTGAAACCGGTAGATTTGCTACTCCTGATATGGCACTTATACAGCAGAAATTTATGGATGCAAAACGTCTTTCGACTGATGAAAGGTTTCAGAACTCAAAAGAATTTCATGACACTCTTGAGGCGCTTGAATCAAATAAGGAATTATTGATAAAGTATCTTCAGGGACCAGATCCCTTGTTTGTGAAGCACCTGCAGGATCTGCAAGTTGACACTGCTAGTTCTATGTGCAGTCACATAGCAGTATTAAAGCCGTCAAATTCTGTGAAATATGAAGGCAGTGTCAAATCCTGCAAATCTGGTAGAGGCGGTTCACGTAAACAAGACATCAACTTGCAGAAAGAGCGCATTGATGGTCTCTTACTCCAGTCACAGCATCGTCATAGTGGACAGAATTCCCAAAAGTCATCACCGATTCTTTCTGAAGGAAAGGAGGAAAATATTCTTCCAACAAAAATTGTTGTTCTAAAGCCGAACGTTGGGATAACACAAAGTGATATTACTTCTGTTCCATATCAGCCTGACGTGAGGAAGCATGCACAACATCCTCGTGCTTCACCTCGGGGAGCAGGACTAGAGGAAGAGAAAAGTTCATCTAAGAATATGGGGATATCAAGGCCCAAGTCAAAAGAAGCAAGGGATATTGCAAAGGAAATTACGAGGCGGATGCGGGACTCTTTTGGGCCTTCTGATGGTGGGGATGGATACTTTAGAAGTTCTGGTTTTAAAGGATATGCTGGAGATGAAAGTTCTTGTGATGTGTATGAAAGTGATTCGACCGGTGAGTCAGACATTACAACTTTGTCTGGTAGGAAGTCATTTGGCAGGGGTAATCTGAAAAAATCTTCATCTCAAGGTTCTTCCGAAACATCAGTGGGCAGGGAGGCAAAAAAGAGGTTGTCTGAGAGGTGGAAGATGACTCAATATTATCAAGACATTGAAATGGCTGGTAAGAGTAGTACACTTGGTGAAATGCTTTCTTTACCTGATGGGGGAACCAAACCCGATCATTGTGATACCATGGTGCATGTTGAAGAATCCACCAGCGAACTTGGTGGCAGGAAAGGAACTGCTGAATGGGATTTCCCTTTGGGTATTAGTAGTAGAGATGGTTGGAAGGATGTGTGTATTAATGATTCATCAGGATACAGGTCAACTTCTCCGCCTTTTGGCAGCAAAAAGCATAGAACCAGAGGACGACGGGAAGTTTTTTCTAATAAGCAATCCTCAATTCCCAAAGATCCCGTAAATAGGGAACAGTGTGTAAATCACCGCAGAAGTAGGTCCTTGGATGGTATGCTGAATTTGAGAGATGAATTCTTATCCAAAGACTCTAGATCTAGCAAGAAGAAACTTCATTCCTGTCATCTTGGTAGTGACTCCTCATCAAAAGGCAAGCTAAGCCAGAGAATTGATATGAACCTAGAAAAGAATCAATCTGAGAAGCTGCCTGTAGCTTTGCAGGTGCCTGCTGCAGATGACATGCGTTATACTGATGCTTCGGATGATGCTGAAACCGAGGGTATAACCCTGTCATCAGAATATTCTATTGAGATGCTTCAAAAGCTACCTGCAGAATGTTGCAGTGCTTCTCCTCTTAATCAAGAGGTTTCAGTTCCACAG GCAGTACTTCCGGAACCACCACCTGCAGCAGCTTCTGTTCTTTTGGAGTATCCTGCACCTGAACCTGAGTCATCAGTGAGCTCCAAGGAGGCTGATCATCCTAGTCCACTTTCAGTTCTGGAGGTTCCTTTTACCGAAGATGTGTCTTCTGGTTCAGAATGCTTTGAGAGAGTTAGTGCTGAACTTAATG AGCTCCGGATGCAACTGAAGCTCCTCAGAATGGAGTCAGAGGCTTATGCTGATGTAGTAGTAAGTGATGAAGAGGTTGAAGGACCATCAGCTGAGGCCTTTGAAGACAAGTGTAGTTTAAGGTCCCAAAGCTGGCAAACTTCTTACACATTAGATGTGCTCACAAACTCTGGCTTGAGGGCATCCGACCCCGACACATTCGTAACATCTTGCCACTCTCTGGAGTCTCCTTTGGATCCCTGGATTTTTGACAACCTTGAGAAGAAGTACACTGATGAAACATCTGGACCGAGATATGAAAGGCAGATATTGTTTGACCGTATAAACTTGGGTCTGTTGGAGATTCTCAGGACGTATGTTGATCCTTGCCCGTGGGTGAAGCCAATAGAGGGTATTAACTGGAAGTGGCAGAAATATGGGATGATGAATATGCTGCAGCAACTGCTGAGAAGCCATGAAAGTATTGCAAATGCAGACACGCCCGCTAATATTGTCGAGGAGATGCATTGGCTAGAACTCAAGGACGACATTGATCTGATAGGCAAGGAAATTGAGAAATTGTTGATAGAAGACCTCATAGTAGAAGTTGTAACTATGTAG
- the LOC104103330 gene encoding uncharacterized protein isoform X2, which translates to MEKSRHRKSRSASGIMEGSRLAQKQIATPKVALNSRSYCDGTARGDMIMLDLEKSSSKRVTGTPIKKLLAEEMAKEEVESKRRPPSIVARLMGFEGMPSPQHIGRQQRRLSDNCQHRNEQVDPRRRRQLFNEQSSKRSSMEHQEFKDVYEDLEASHVANRRHSSRWTETGRFATPDMALIQQKFMDAKRLSTDERFQNSKEFHDTLEALESNKELLIKYLQGPDPLFVKHLQDLQVDTASSMCSHIAVLKPSNSVKYEGSVKSCKSGRGGSRKQDINLQKERIDGLLLQSQHRHSGQNSQKSSPILSEGKEENILPTKIVVLKPNVGITQSDITSVPYQPDVRKHAQHPRASPRGAGLEEEKSSSKNMGISRPKSKEARDIAKEITRRMRDSFGPSDGGDGYFRSSGFKGYAGDESSCDVYESDSTGESDITTLSGRKSFGRGNLKKSSSQGSSETSVGREAKKRLSERWKMTQYYQDIEMAGKSSTLGEMLSLPDGGTKPDHCDTMVHVEESTSELGGRKGTAEWDFPLGISSRDGWKDVCINDSSGYRSTSPPFGSKKHRTRGRREVFSNKQSSIPKDPVNREQCVNHRRSRSLDGMLNLRDEFLSKDSRSSKKKLHSCHLGSDSSSKGKLSQRIDMNLEKNQSEKLPVALQVPAADDMRYTDASDDAETEGITLSSEYSIEMLQKLPAECCSASPLNQEVSVPQAVLPEPPPAAASVLLEYPAPEPESSVSSKEADHPSPLSVLEVPFTEDVSSGSECFERVSAELNELRMQLKLLRMESEAYADVVVSDEEVEGPSAEAFEDKCSLRSQSWQTSYTLDVLTNSGLRASDPDTFVTSCHSLESPLDPWIFDNLEKKYTDETSGPRYERQILFDRINLGLLEILRTYVDPCPWVKPIEGINWKWQKYGMMNMLQQLLRSHESIANADTPANIVEEMHWLELKDDIDLIGKEIEKLLIEDLIVEVVTM; encoded by the exons atGGAGAAAAGTCGTCATAGAAAGTCCAGAAGTGCTTCGGGAATTATGGAAG GAAGTAGACTAGCTCAGAAACAGATTGCTACACCAAAAGTGGCTCTAAATTCTCGTTCCTACTGTGATGGAACTGCTAGGGGAGATATG ATTATGCTTGATTTAGAGAAGAGCTCTTCCAAACGAGTTACTGGGACACCAATTAAAAAGTTGCTTGCAGAAGAGATGGCAAAAGAAGAAGTCGAATCAAAGAGAAGGCCACCCAGCATTGTTGCCAGATTGATGGGTTTTGAAGGGATGCCATCTCCGCAGCATATTGGCAGACAACAAAGAAGGTTATCAGACAACTGCCAACATAGAAATGAACAGGTAGATCCCAGGAGGAGGAGGCAGCTATTCAATGAACAATCTAGTAAAAGAAGTTCCATGGAGCATCAAGAATTCAAGGATGTGTATGAGGATTTGGAAGCATCGCATGTTGCCAATCGTCGTCATTCATCAAGATGGACTGAAACCGGTAGATTTGCTACTCCTGATATGGCACTTATACAGCAGAAATTTATGGATGCAAAACGTCTTTCGACTGATGAAAGGTTTCAGAACTCAAAAGAATTTCATGACACTCTTGAGGCGCTTGAATCAAATAAGGAATTATTGATAAAGTATCTTCAGGGACCAGATCCCTTGTTTGTGAAGCACCTGCAGGATCTGCAAGTTGACACTGCTAGTTCTATGTGCAGTCACATAGCAGTATTAAAGCCGTCAAATTCTGTGAAATATGAAGGCAGTGTCAAATCCTGCAAATCTGGTAGAGGCGGTTCACGTAAACAAGACATCAACTTGCAGAAAGAGCGCATTGATGGTCTCTTACTCCAGTCACAGCATCGTCATAGTGGACAGAATTCCCAAAAGTCATCACCGATTCTTTCTGAAGGAAAGGAGGAAAATATTCTTCCAACAAAAATTGTTGTTCTAAAGCCGAACGTTGGGATAACACAAAGTGATATTACTTCTGTTCCATATCAGCCTGACGTGAGGAAGCATGCACAACATCCTCGTGCTTCACCTCGGGGAGCAGGACTAGAGGAAGAGAAAAGTTCATCTAAGAATATGGGGATATCAAGGCCCAAGTCAAAAGAAGCAAGGGATATTGCAAAGGAAATTACGAGGCGGATGCGGGACTCTTTTGGGCCTTCTGATGGTGGGGATGGATACTTTAGAAGTTCTGGTTTTAAAGGATATGCTGGAGATGAAAGTTCTTGTGATGTGTATGAAAGTGATTCGACCGGTGAGTCAGACATTACAACTTTGTCTGGTAGGAAGTCATTTGGCAGGGGTAATCTGAAAAAATCTTCATCTCAAGGTTCTTCCGAAACATCAGTGGGCAGGGAGGCAAAAAAGAGGTTGTCTGAGAGGTGGAAGATGACTCAATATTATCAAGACATTGAAATGGCTGGTAAGAGTAGTACACTTGGTGAAATGCTTTCTTTACCTGATGGGGGAACCAAACCCGATCATTGTGATACCATGGTGCATGTTGAAGAATCCACCAGCGAACTTGGTGGCAGGAAAGGAACTGCTGAATGGGATTTCCCTTTGGGTATTAGTAGTAGAGATGGTTGGAAGGATGTGTGTATTAATGATTCATCAGGATACAGGTCAACTTCTCCGCCTTTTGGCAGCAAAAAGCATAGAACCAGAGGACGACGGGAAGTTTTTTCTAATAAGCAATCCTCAATTCCCAAAGATCCCGTAAATAGGGAACAGTGTGTAAATCACCGCAGAAGTAGGTCCTTGGATGGTATGCTGAATTTGAGAGATGAATTCTTATCCAAAGACTCTAGATCTAGCAAGAAGAAACTTCATTCCTGTCATCTTGGTAGTGACTCCTCATCAAAAGGCAAGCTAAGCCAGAGAATTGATATGAACCTAGAAAAGAATCAATCTGAGAAGCTGCCTGTAGCTTTGCAGGTGCCTGCTGCAGATGACATGCGTTATACTGATGCTTCGGATGATGCTGAAACCGAGGGTATAACCCTGTCATCAGAATATTCTATTGAGATGCTTCAAAAGCTACCTGCAGAATGTTGCAGTGCTTCTCCTCTTAATCAAGAGGTTTCAGTTCCACAG GCAGTACTTCCGGAACCACCACCTGCAGCAGCTTCTGTTCTTTTGGAGTATCCTGCACCTGAACCTGAGTCATCAGTGAGCTCCAAGGAGGCTGATCATCCTAGTCCACTTTCAGTTCTGGAGGTTCCTTTTACCGAAGATGTGTCTTCTGGTTCAGAATGCTTTGAGAGAGTTAGTGCTGAACTTAATG AGCTCCGGATGCAACTGAAGCTCCTCAGAATGGAGTCAGAGGCTTATGCTGATGTAGTAGTAAGTGATGAAGAGGTTGAAGGACCATCAGCTGAGGCCTTTGAAGACAAGTGTAGTTTAAGGTCCCAAAGCTGGCAAACTTCTTACACATTAGATGTGCTCACAAACTCTGGCTTGAGGGCATCCGACCCCGACACATTCGTAACATCTTGCCACTCTCTGGAGTCTCCTTTGGATCCCTGGATTTTTGACAACCTTGAGAAGAAGTACACTGATGAAACATCTGGACCGAGATATGAAAGGCAGATATTGTTTGACCGTATAAACTTGGGTCTGTTGGAGATTCTCAGGACGTATGTTGATCCTTGCCCGTGGGTGAAGCCAATAGAGGGTATTAACTGGAAGTGGCAGAAATATGGGATGATGAATATGCTGCAGCAACTGCTGAGAAGCCATGAAAGTATTGCAAATGCAGACACGCCCGCTAATATTGTCGAGGAGATGCATTGGCTAGAACTCAAGGACGACATTGATCTGATAGGCAAGGAAATTGAGAAATTGTTGATAGAAGACCTCATAGTAGAAGTTGTAACTATGTAG
- the LOC104103330 gene encoding uncharacterized protein isoform X4 translates to MIMLDLEKSSSKRVTGTPIKKLLAEEMAKEEVESKRRPPSIVARLMGFEGMPSPQHIGRQQRRLSDNCQHRNEQVDPRRRRQLFNEQSSKRSSMEHQEFKDVYEDLEASHVANRRHSSRWTETGRFATPDMALIQQKFMDAKRLSTDERFQNSKEFHDTLEALESNKELLIKYLQGPDPLFVKHLQDLQVDTASSMCSHIAVLKPSNSVKYEGSVKSCKSGRGGSRKQDINLQKERIDGLLLQSQHRHSGQNSQKSSPILSEGKEENILPTKIVVLKPNVGITQSDITSVPYQPDVRKHAQHPRASPRGAGLEEEKSSSKNMGISRPKSKEARDIAKEITRRMRDSFGPSDGGDGYFRSSGFKGYAGDESSCDVYESDSTGESDITTLSGRKSFGRGNLKKSSSQGSSETSVGREAKKRLSERWKMTQYYQDIEMAGKSSTLGEMLSLPDGGTKPDHCDTMVHVEESTSELGGRKGTAEWDFPLGISSRDGWKDVCINDSSGYRSTSPPFGSKKHRTRGRREVFSNKQSSIPKDPVNREQCVNHRRSRSLDGMLNLRDEFLSKDSRSSKKKLHSCHLGSDSSSKGKLSQRIDMNLEKNQSEKLPVALQVPAADDMRYTDASDDAETEGITLSSEYSIEMLQKLPAECCSASPLNQEVSVPQAVLPEPPPAAASVLLEYPAPEPESSVSSKEADHPSPLSVLEVPFTEDVSSGSECFERVSAELNELRMQLKLLRMESEAYADVVVSDEEVEGPSAEAFEDKCSLRSQSWQTSYTLDVLTNSGLRASDPDTFVTSCHSLESPLDPWIFDNLEKKYTDETSGPRYERQILFDRINLGLLEILRTYVDPCPWVKPIEGINWKWQKYGMMNMLQQLLRSHESIANADTPANIVEEMHWLELKDDIDLIGKEIEKLLIEDLIVEVVTM, encoded by the exons ATG ATTATGCTTGATTTAGAGAAGAGCTCTTCCAAACGAGTTACTGGGACACCAATTAAAAAGTTGCTTGCAGAAGAGATGGCAAAAGAAGAAGTCGAATCAAAGAGAAGGCCACCCAGCATTGTTGCCAGATTGATGGGTTTTGAAGGGATGCCATCTCCGCAGCATATTGGCAGACAACAAAGAAGGTTATCAGACAACTGCCAACATAGAAATGAACAGGTAGATCCCAGGAGGAGGAGGCAGCTATTCAATGAACAATCTAGTAAAAGAAGTTCCATGGAGCATCAAGAATTCAAGGATGTGTATGAGGATTTGGAAGCATCGCATGTTGCCAATCGTCGTCATTCATCAAGATGGACTGAAACCGGTAGATTTGCTACTCCTGATATGGCACTTATACAGCAGAAATTTATGGATGCAAAACGTCTTTCGACTGATGAAAGGTTTCAGAACTCAAAAGAATTTCATGACACTCTTGAGGCGCTTGAATCAAATAAGGAATTATTGATAAAGTATCTTCAGGGACCAGATCCCTTGTTTGTGAAGCACCTGCAGGATCTGCAAGTTGACACTGCTAGTTCTATGTGCAGTCACATAGCAGTATTAAAGCCGTCAAATTCTGTGAAATATGAAGGCAGTGTCAAATCCTGCAAATCTGGTAGAGGCGGTTCACGTAAACAAGACATCAACTTGCAGAAAGAGCGCATTGATGGTCTCTTACTCCAGTCACAGCATCGTCATAGTGGACAGAATTCCCAAAAGTCATCACCGATTCTTTCTGAAGGAAAGGAGGAAAATATTCTTCCAACAAAAATTGTTGTTCTAAAGCCGAACGTTGGGATAACACAAAGTGATATTACTTCTGTTCCATATCAGCCTGACGTGAGGAAGCATGCACAACATCCTCGTGCTTCACCTCGGGGAGCAGGACTAGAGGAAGAGAAAAGTTCATCTAAGAATATGGGGATATCAAGGCCCAAGTCAAAAGAAGCAAGGGATATTGCAAAGGAAATTACGAGGCGGATGCGGGACTCTTTTGGGCCTTCTGATGGTGGGGATGGATACTTTAGAAGTTCTGGTTTTAAAGGATATGCTGGAGATGAAAGTTCTTGTGATGTGTATGAAAGTGATTCGACCGGTGAGTCAGACATTACAACTTTGTCTGGTAGGAAGTCATTTGGCAGGGGTAATCTGAAAAAATCTTCATCTCAAGGTTCTTCCGAAACATCAGTGGGCAGGGAGGCAAAAAAGAGGTTGTCTGAGAGGTGGAAGATGACTCAATATTATCAAGACATTGAAATGGCTGGTAAGAGTAGTACACTTGGTGAAATGCTTTCTTTACCTGATGGGGGAACCAAACCCGATCATTGTGATACCATGGTGCATGTTGAAGAATCCACCAGCGAACTTGGTGGCAGGAAAGGAACTGCTGAATGGGATTTCCCTTTGGGTATTAGTAGTAGAGATGGTTGGAAGGATGTGTGTATTAATGATTCATCAGGATACAGGTCAACTTCTCCGCCTTTTGGCAGCAAAAAGCATAGAACCAGAGGACGACGGGAAGTTTTTTCTAATAAGCAATCCTCAATTCCCAAAGATCCCGTAAATAGGGAACAGTGTGTAAATCACCGCAGAAGTAGGTCCTTGGATGGTATGCTGAATTTGAGAGATGAATTCTTATCCAAAGACTCTAGATCTAGCAAGAAGAAACTTCATTCCTGTCATCTTGGTAGTGACTCCTCATCAAAAGGCAAGCTAAGCCAGAGAATTGATATGAACCTAGAAAAGAATCAATCTGAGAAGCTGCCTGTAGCTTTGCAGGTGCCTGCTGCAGATGACATGCGTTATACTGATGCTTCGGATGATGCTGAAACCGAGGGTATAACCCTGTCATCAGAATATTCTATTGAGATGCTTCAAAAGCTACCTGCAGAATGTTGCAGTGCTTCTCCTCTTAATCAAGAGGTTTCAGTTCCACAG GCAGTACTTCCGGAACCACCACCTGCAGCAGCTTCTGTTCTTTTGGAGTATCCTGCACCTGAACCTGAGTCATCAGTGAGCTCCAAGGAGGCTGATCATCCTAGTCCACTTTCAGTTCTGGAGGTTCCTTTTACCGAAGATGTGTCTTCTGGTTCAGAATGCTTTGAGAGAGTTAGTGCTGAACTTAATG AGCTCCGGATGCAACTGAAGCTCCTCAGAATGGAGTCAGAGGCTTATGCTGATGTAGTAGTAAGTGATGAAGAGGTTGAAGGACCATCAGCTGAGGCCTTTGAAGACAAGTGTAGTTTAAGGTCCCAAAGCTGGCAAACTTCTTACACATTAGATGTGCTCACAAACTCTGGCTTGAGGGCATCCGACCCCGACACATTCGTAACATCTTGCCACTCTCTGGAGTCTCCTTTGGATCCCTGGATTTTTGACAACCTTGAGAAGAAGTACACTGATGAAACATCTGGACCGAGATATGAAAGGCAGATATTGTTTGACCGTATAAACTTGGGTCTGTTGGAGATTCTCAGGACGTATGTTGATCCTTGCCCGTGGGTGAAGCCAATAGAGGGTATTAACTGGAAGTGGCAGAAATATGGGATGATGAATATGCTGCAGCAACTGCTGAGAAGCCATGAAAGTATTGCAAATGCAGACACGCCCGCTAATATTGTCGAGGAGATGCATTGGCTAGAACTCAAGGACGACATTGATCTGATAGGCAAGGAAATTGAGAAATTGTTGATAGAAGACCTCATAGTAGAAGTTGTAACTATGTAG